GCCGCTTATCACGTCCAGCTCGTCTGCCGCCACGGGCACCGCGCCGGGATACTCGAGCCCCTCGTCCTTCGGGGCCCTGCCCTCGGCGGACTTCGTGTCGGTGTGGTCGTGCGGCTTTGCCATGGGGTCTCTCCTTGCGTGAGCCGGCGTGCTCCTATGCCTCGCGCCGGTCTGTGGGTCTGTGGTGGCGATTCAGAATATTCTAGGGCTAAATTCTAGGTCTAACCAGCGCAACGGGGTGCTTGCATGCGCGTACCGACACATTTTGGCATCCAATGACCATTCCAAATGTATTCTTTGTTACTATAATCTTCAGGCAAGGCATCAATTGGACAGGGCTTCCAGCCCTTCCCCCGTCAGACCTAAAGGAGTGCGTTATGGTTTCCAAGCAAGTTTCTATCGTCAGCCCCACCGGTCTCCACGCTCGTCCCGCTTCTCAGTTCGTGCAGGTTGCGAAGCAGTACCAGTGCGCCGTCACCATCAAGGATCTTGACAAGGGCTCCGCTCCCGTCAACGCCAAGTCCATCATGATGATTCTCGCCGCTGGCCTCGGCACCGGCACCAAGGTCGAGATCACCTGCGACGGTGCGGATGAGAACGAGGCGCTGGGCGCCCTCCTCGGCATCAAGGACGGCGACGCCAACCTCTTCGAGTAGCGCCTGCGCTGCCCAAGGTCACACAACCTTCCGCATGATCGCGGGGCCTGGTCCGGATTCCTCCGACCGGGCCCCGTTCCCTGTGCCGGATTTGGCCAAGGGCGGCAAGGCTGTCCAAAGGCGAGAAGGGCGGCTCCCAACCCCGTCGCCTTGCGGCTTAACGCATGGGCCTTACGCCACGAAGTCCTCCGGGCGCACACCCATCTTGCGCTGCAGCTCCAGGATCGTCTCGCAGAAGCGGTAGCCGTGCGGCGCGGACGTCCTCACCAGGCGGCCGTCGCGAAGCGCGATCAGGCGGTTCGCGGGCACGG
This sequence is a window from Parafannyhessea umbonata. Protein-coding genes within it:
- a CDS encoding HPr family phosphocarrier protein — translated: MVSKQVSIVSPTGLHARPASQFVQVAKQYQCAVTIKDLDKGSAPVNAKSIMMILAAGLGTGTKVEITCDGADENEALGALLGIKDGDANLFE